One genomic window of Lytechinus variegatus isolate NC3 chromosome 1, Lvar_3.0, whole genome shotgun sequence includes the following:
- the LOC121406491 gene encoding uncharacterized protein LOC121406491 produces MGTGASKNKRSNVVSSCQQPTRLTNRPQNRRASRQEKEQPEYVLLPSIKKERFHRSHNTPLNLERHQQDVFGAVPTVPSGVLRDNPTKDHAGVENSSVSLSSSSRSVTDELDDLRTELDQVLVGHYYAINKPAAGVLRTAEISVLERRNQLQPLPLDYQPVIGDNSKDREWIRPGDLVKQERDLMDRMRRERGPSKKDTKIDKEKEDECSPLIVYDPEDDQDRGDFDIQKFQAVNVPKQEPIATGVDILNKTTYTNYSSTIDNKEMTPGTISIQPARISEIATTSTKPIYDPSEEDLLRDIEQELF; encoded by the exons ATGGGGACTGGTGcatcaaaaaacaaaagatcaaATGTCGTTTCGAGTTGTCAACAACCTACGAGGTTGACCAACCGTCCGCAGAACCGCCGTGCCAGTCGGCAGGAGAAGGAACAACCCGAGTATGTTCTTCTGCCGAGTATAAAGAAGGAGAGATTCCACCGCAGTCACAACACTCCGCTAAACCTCGAAAGACACCAACAGGATGTTTTCGGGGCAGTACCAACAGTGCCTTCGGGCGTTCTTAGAGATAACCCGACTAAAGACCATGCCGGGGTCGAGAATTCCTCGGTATCTTTAAGCTCGAGCTCTCGGAGCGTGACAGATGAACTGGACGACCTTCGAACCGAACTGGACCAAGTTCTTGTCGGCCACTACTACGCCATCAACAAACCCGCCGCCGGGGTTCTCCGAACCGCAGAGATCTCTGTTCTAGAGAGGCGTAACCAACTACAACCTTTGCCATTGGACTACCAGCCGGTCATAGGAGATAACTCAAAGGATAGGGAGTGGATACGGCCCGGTGACTTGGTGAAGCAGGAGAGGGATCTTATGGATCGGATGCGAAGAGAAAGGGGGCCCTCCAAAAAGGATACAAAGATagataaagagaaagaagacGAATGTTCACCGTTAATTGTCTATGATCCGGAAGATGATCAG GATCGAGGAGACTTTGACATCCAAAAATTTCAAGCAGTCAACGTTCCAAAG CAGGAACCTATCGCAACAGGTGTGGACATCTTAAACAAGACAACTTACACCAACTATTCATCCACCATCGACAATAAAGAGATGACACCGGGTACCATTAGCATCCAACCTGCAAG GATCTCGGAAATTGCGACGACATCAACAAAACCGATTTATGATCCATCGGAAGAAGACCTACTAAGAGATATTGAACAAGAATTATTCTAA